The following are encoded together in the Neomonachus schauinslandi chromosome 15, ASM220157v2, whole genome shotgun sequence genome:
- the LOC110573323 gene encoding LOW QUALITY PROTEIN: keratin, type I cytoskeletal 17 (The sequence of the model RefSeq protein was modified relative to this genomic sequence to represent the inferred CDS: deleted 1 base in 1 codon): MTTMTTTSRQFTSSSSIKGSSGLGGGSSRTSCRLSGGLGAGSCRLGSAGGLGGGFGGGSYSSCYNFGSGSGFGGGFGAVDGLLGGGEKATMQNLNDRLASYLDKVRALEEANTELEVKIRDWYQKQAPGPARDYSPYYQTIEDLKNKILTATVDNANILLQIDNARLAADDFRTKFETEQALRVSVEADTNGLRRVLDELTLARADLEMQIENLKEELAYLKKNHEEEMNALRGQMGGEINVEMDAAPGVDLSRILSEMRDQYEKMAEKNRKDAEDWFFSKTEELNREVATNSELVQSGKSEISELRRTVQALEIELQSQLSMKASLEGSLAETENRYCMQLAQIQGLIGNVEEQLAQLRCEMEQQNQEYKILLDVKTRLEQEIATYRRLLEGEDAHLIQYKPKESVTTRQVRTIVEEVQDGKVISSREQVHQTTH; the protein is encoded by the exons ATGaccaccatgaccaccaccagCCGCCAGTTCACCTCCTCCAGCTCCATCAAGGGCTCCTCTGGCCTGGGGGGCGGCTCGTCCCGCACCTCCTGCCGGCTGTCGGGCGGCCTGGGGGCCGGCTCCTGCAGGCTGGGGTCCGCG GGGGGCCTGGGCGGCGGCTTCGGGGGAGGCAGCTATTCCAGCTGCTACAACTTCGGCTCTGGCAGTGGCTTTGGGGGCGGCTTTGGGGCTGTCGACGGgctgctggggggcggggagaaggccACCATGCAGAACCTCAACGACCGCCTGGCCTCCTACCTGGACAAGGTGCGCGCCCTGGAGGAGGCCAACACCGAGCTGGAGGTGAAGATCCGCGACTGGTACCAGAAGCAGGCCCCGGGGCCTGCCCGTGACTACAGCCCCTACTACCAGACTATCGAGGACCTGAAGAACAAG ATCCTCACGGCCACTGTGGACAACGCCAACATCCTCCTGCAGATTGACAATGCCCGCCTGGCCGCTGATGACTTCCGGACCAA GTTTGAGACAGAGCAGGCCCTGCGGGTGAGCGTGGAAGCCGACACTAATGGCCTGCGCAGGGTGCTGGATGAGCTGACCTTGGCCAGAGCCGACCTGGAGATGCAGATTGAGAACCTCAAGGAAGAGCTGGCCTACCTGAAGAAGAACCATGAGGAG GAGATGAATGCCCTGCGAGGCCAGATGGGTGGTGAGATCAACGTGGAGATGGACGCTGCCCCCGGCGTGGACCTGAGCCGCATCCTGTCTGAGATGCGTGACCAGTACGAGAAGATGGCAGAGAAGAACCGCAAGGATGCCGAGGACTGGTTCTTCAGCAAG ACGGAGGAGCTGAACCGCGAGGTGGCCACCAACAGCGAACTGGTGCAGAGTGGCAAGAGCGAGATCTCCGAGCTCCGGCGCACTGTGCAGGCCTTGGAGATCGAGCTGCAGTCCCAGCTCAGCATG AAAGCATCCCTGGAGGGTAGCCTGGCTGAGACAGAGAACCGCTACTGCATGCAGCTGGCCCAGATCCAGGGGCTGATCGGCAACGTGGAGGAGCAGCTGGCCCAGCTGCGCTGCGAGATGGAGCAGCAGAACCAGGAATACAAGATCCTGCTGGATGTGAAGACGCGGCTGGAGCAGGAGATCGCCACCTACCGCCGCCTGCTGGAGGGCGAGGACGCCCA cctgaTTCAGTACAAGCCCAAAGAAT
- the LOC110573277 gene encoding LOW QUALITY PROTEIN: keratin, type I cytoskeletal 42-like (The sequence of the model RefSeq protein was modified relative to this genomic sequence to represent the inferred CDS: deleted 2 bases in 1 codon), which translates to MAATTTSICQFSASGSIKGLCVPCGGFSRMSSIRVGGACRAPSLLGGGSCGNMSVASSRFSAGATPGLGGGFGSSFGVGFGSGFGASDALLGGSEKETMQNLNDRLASYLDKVRALEEANADLEVKIHDWYQKQGPGPTRDYSHFFKTIEELRDKILVATIDNASLVLQIDNARLAADDFRTKYETELTLRMSVEADTNGLRRVLDELTLARADLEMQIETLKEELAYLKKNHEEEMNALRGQTGGDVSVEMDAAPGVDLGRILNEMRDPYEKMAEKNRKDAEDWFFSKTKELNREVDTNTESLQSSQTEITELRRSVQNLEIELQSQLSMKASLEGSLAETEARYGAQLAQLQGLIGSIEQQLCELRCDMERQNQEYQVLLDVKMRLEQEIATYRRLLEGEDAHLATQYSSSLISQPTREATVTIRQVRTIMEEVQDGKVVSSREQVHRSTQ; encoded by the exons ATGGCTGCCACCACCACTAGCATCTGCCAGTTCTCCGCCTCCGGCTCCATCAAGGGCCTGTGTGTGCCCTGTGGGGGCTTCTCTCGGATGTCCTCCATTCGTGTTGGGGGCGCCTGCCGggcccccagcctcctgggaggCGGCAGCTGTGGCAACATGTCGGTCGCCTCGTCCCGCTTCTCGGCGGGGGCTACACCTGGA CTGGGTGGGGGCTTTGGCTCCAGTTTCGGCGTGGGCTTTGGCTCCGGCTTTGGCGCCTCGGACGCCCTGCTGGGGGGCAGCGAGAAGGAGACCATGCAGAACCTCAACGACCGCCTGGCCTCCTACCTGGACAAGGTGCGCGCCCTGGAGGAGGCCAACGCCGACCTGGAGGTGAAGATCCATGACTGGTACCAGAAGCAGGGGCCCGGGCCCACCCGCGACTACAGCCACTTCTTCAAGACCATCGAGGAGCTGCGGGACAAG ATCCTGGTGGCTACCATCGACAATGCCAGCTTGGTGCTGCAGATTGACAACGCCCGCCTGGCAGCCGATGACTTCCGCACCAA GTACGAGACGGAGCTGACCCTGCGCATGAGCGTGGAGGCCGACACCAACGGCCTGCGCCGGGTGCTGGACGAGCTGACCCTGGCCAGAGCCGACCTGGAGATGCAGATCGAGACCCTGAAGGAGGAGCTGGCCTACCTGAAGAAGAACCATGAGGAG GAAATGAATGCCCTGCGGGGTCAGACTGGCGGGGACGTCAGTGTGGAGATGGATGCCGCCCCCGGTGTGGACCTGGGCCGCATCCTGAACGAGATGCGTGACCCGTACGAGAAGATGGCGGAGAAGAACCGCAAGGACGCAGAGGACTGGTTCTTCAGCAAG ACGAAGGAGCTGAACCGGGAGGTGGACACCAACACCGAGTCCCTGCAGAGCAGCCAGACGGAGATCACGGAGCTCCGCCGCTCTGTGCAGAATCTGGAGATTGAGCTGCAGTCCCAGCTCAGCATG AAAGCCTCGCTGGAGGGCAGCCTGGCGGAGACCGAGGCCCGCTACGGGGCCCAGCTGGCCCAGTTGCAGGGGCTCATTGGCAGCATCGAGCAGCAGCTGTGTGAGCTGCGCTGTGACATGGAGCGCCAGAACCAGGAGTACCAGGTGCTGCTGGACGTGAAGATGCGGCTGGAGCAGGAGATCGCCACTTACCGCCGCCTGCTGGAGGGCGAGGACGCCCA ccTGGCCACCCAGTACTCCTCTTCCCTGATCTCACAGCCCACCCGGGAAG CCACAGTGACCATCCGCCAGGTGCGCACCATAATGGAAGAGGTCCAGGACGGCAAGGTGGTCTCCTCCCGAGAGCAGGTCCACCGCTCCACCCAATAA